TGATATAGATTATGGGGTCAACTATAAGATAATCACAAAAGAAGTGATTCATTTGGTTGAAAACAATAAATTCAATTTAGTAGAAACGCTTGCCGAACTTATATGGGAATGTGTAAAAAAGGTCCCGTCCATAGTAGATGTCAACGTGACGGTTGAAAAACCAAATTCTTTGCGTTTTTGCGACAATGTCCTTGTAAGCGTATCGGATAAAGATCGATATAATTCTGCAATCATCAGTCTCGGATCGAATATTGATCCGGAACAAAATGTACAAACGGCTCGATTAGAAATCTCACAGATCGCATCGATCTTGAAAGAAACAAAAACTATCTACACAAAACCTGTCGATTTCGTCGAACAGGATGATTTTCTAAATGGCGCCCTGCTCGTACAAACCAAGCTTTATTTTGATGAACTGGTTGAACATTTGAAATGCATTGAGGATAAGCTGGGAAGAGTACGAACAGAGAATAAAAACGGACCACGAACAATCGATCTAGATGTGATTGTCTTTAACAAAGTCCCCGTTGATAAAGAGATTCACAAGTTAGATTTTTTAGCTTCTTTTATCCAGGAACTTCAACCAGGTATTATTCCCAACGAAGGGCCATGATCTTTACGACAACTCTCCCCACGAAGTTTATATCTTGGCGTTGACCCTGGTTTCGTAAAGATGGCACAACGATATTCTGTTCTGTCGCAAAGTTCAGATTGTTATCACCAGCGATTTCATAGGAGCATCCGTGGCATCAAATAAACAATACTCTTGGAGCCCTCATGCTGAGTTTCAAAGGATATCATTTTGAGAAAGAAATTGTTTTGTTATGCACCCGGTGGTATCTGGCTTATCCTTTGAGCTATCGCCACATCGAGGAGATGATGGAAGAACGTGGAGTCGATGTGGACCACTCAACGATCAACCGCTGGGTTTTAAAGTTCACTCCTTTCATTGAGAAAGAATTTAGAAAGAAAAAGAAACCTGTTGGCCTAAGTTGGCGAATGGATGAGACCTATGTATCCGTCAAAGGGAAATGGAAGTATTTATACCGAGCAGTCGATAAACAGGGCCTGACGGTTGACTTTATCCTCACTACAAAGCGGGATCGGAAGGCAGCACTGAGGTTTCTTAACAAAGCGATAGCGTTTCAGAAGAAACCCTCTCATATGATTCGCAAAGGTCAGATGAAACAACGGGCCGGGCAACATCAGACCTTCGCCCAACAATTTTACTCATTGGCAGCTTAAAGACTGAGATCGTCAGGCCCTTTTTGTCCTCTGGAGTATTTTGCGACAGAACCTTTATTCTACTATATTCTGTGCGCCTTTCGTCTTTGGCCTGCATTACCAAGCGGGGAAAGATCCTCGTAAAGTAAACGAATGTCTCTGCTACGCATAGCTTGGCGGACAAGTCATTCGAGTTATGCCGTTCAATTCCGCATTCACGCTGCACTTCGACGCGAACGATCAAGACAACTTGCTAGCTAAAGATTCCGACAGAAGGTCGCAGGGTACAACCTAGTTGGGTTTAGCGACTTTTTTGCTGATGACATTTATATCGCGTTATGACCATCGCTTTGTAGCCTTTCAACTACATTTTCTGAAGAAACTACGGAGCCAGAATCCTCAAGCTTTATTTAATAAGCTGCATCTATGTTTCGGGGCTGGATCTATCTCAGCAAGCTCTCCCCTGTAGGACGCCCATACTCTTCTGTGGGAATGATAAGTTTAACCTTTTCTACTCTCTGGTGACAGCGTCCCCTCAGTCATTCCCCGGATCGCGGGGATTATCCCCGGCTCCATGAGTATGTGTGTCCGTGTGTACCCAACCATTTCCGTCCTCAAATGGAAAATCTGCCGCTTCCCATTTATCCGGGTTGCCGGTGTTCCAGGGATCGAGATAAACCACACGACCACTGCATGTTCCTTCAAGTCTGACAAAATGGTGATAAGAGAAGACGCTATAATCTCGTCTTGCACGAATTTGCTGAATCTTCCAGCATTTCCAAACGCGAGTAACCAAGGCAGACCAACTCACTTGTTGCCAGTCCGCACAATTCCCAACTCGATGCATTCCAAACCCGGGATCAGAATATCCTGCGTCATTCCCGGCCTGATAGCCAGTCTGCCGTGCATTATTAACAGCATCGGTATAAAAACCAATCATCTGTTGGAATTCGGCATCTTCTTCTGCCTGACTACATTTGCCATCGTCTGCGCTATTCCCACCACTTGAAACGGATGAGCTGCCAGTATCGTCTGTCGAGCTTTCGCCACCATCACAGCTACAGTAAATAGTGGTACTGAACCCAACATCTATGTATTCATCAGTTTCTTCTAATAAACTGACTTCAGTATTCCTTAAATGGCCTTTACAAGTTCCCGAAGCACAAAGACCGATGGAACACCAACCGTCTGCCTGAAGAGTAATCCAGCGGATGAATGGTGCCAATCCTACTTCACCTTCCTGTTTTGCAATCCTAACTCGATCAGATTTAAAATTTACATCGTCTACATCACGACATAATGTTGGCATAATCTTCTCCATTAGTTTTTGAGGTTAATAGATAACGTCACCCGAAGCTTTCACCATTTTTCATCAAGCTCAATTCCCACATCATACTTTGAAAAGAAGTAGTATCTTCTCTCCCAGTGACTCTGTAGATAACTGCCAAATGGGCAGTGATCCTGCCCATAGACTTCTCCGCCGGAGGCGCTCCGCGAACGCAGTGAGCGAACTTGAGCACATTTTATGATTTGTTTAGTGAAAAGTGATCTTCCCCAAAAATAGTGAGAATCAGGAAGACCGCCACTACTCATGTTGAGAAACCAGGCATATTTTACATTTCTTGGAAGGGAAGACTCAGCTTTGAAAAAGCAATATCACAACAAAGTTATGGTGACCTAAAACATTTGTTTTTGGACTGTTAGAAATGTACGCCAGACCCTATTAAAAATCAACCACTTAGACTTTGGTTAATGAGCCAGGTTTTTGGAACGGGGGGGGGTAAAGAGTTATCTTACAACTCGATAAATTTTGAATCTCTGAGAATTATCGATAACATCTACTAATTCTCAAAAATCAACACACTGAGAATTGAGGATTACCAAGAGAAATCAATCGTAGTTCCTATTAGTGACATCAGGGGGAGAATAATGTCTCAACTGGCATGAGAGAATGGGGAAAAAGGGCGAGGAAGGATTAAACGGTGAAAACCTGTGACACAATTAACAATTCTACTGATCAGCGACAATTATAATTCCCTTCCGCGAAAAATAATTGTCGTTGATTCCTTTTGCATCAAAAATCAAACCGCCAGGTGGGCCATTATCCGGATACCATTCTCACGTGTAAATGGCACCCTATGAGACAGTATTACTCATTCTGTCTCATAACCTGTCTTGTTCTCGGTCATGGTGATAGTATCGGAAGAACTACCAAATCGCAAACGCTTTTCTCCCAACGCTGCCTGAAAAAACAGGCATAGATTTTATCGGTTTCCAGGAGAAACCTTGTACCGATGGGGTGATATCAAAAAACAACATTACAGGGAAAAGACCTCATCTAATATCTGACGACCTTGTAAAAGCCCTTTTTCGGAGGTCACAAGGGGAAAACCTTTAAGGCGACATTCCCCTTATGAGATATATCTCCATGGAGTCAGTTTAGGGATTATCGCTGGTACGTGTGCACGATAGGTATCGTAGATTTCCCCTAATTCATTTCTCAAATTACGCTCCTCTAAAGGGATTGCGATAGCAATATAGATAGCGGCAATGATCAGAAACTCAAGATCTCCGTAAGACATGACCGGTCTTGAGAATCCTGCTAAACCAAAGAAGAGGTACATCGGGTGGCGACAATAAGCGTAGGGTCCTTTTGTTGATAATTCCAGCGGCTTATCTGGGATATTTTTTCTGCCTGGTAAAAGGGAACCGATACCGAAGAAGTCGACGTAGTTGATAATGTAAATCGAATAAACTCCTCCAAAAACACATCCGTACGACACAATATTCAGAATCCAATAGAGGGCATCCTCTGCATGCCACACAAAGCCTTCAATGGGTTGCCAGAAGTACATTACAGCCGTCAGAGTAAAGATGGCTAATAAGACATACGTAAACCGATAAAAGCCTCGATGTATTATTTGTTCGATATATGCTTTTACAAATTCACGTGCCAAGAGACTATGAACAAGACAGAACAAAATGAGCAAGGTCGCATTCATAGCAACACGGATAATCTCTTCCTGGGGAATCATGTTTTCCTAATTAAACCTCACCAACCTCATTCCTCAACTTTGTATCCATCCTCAACCTCCTAATCTCCGTCAATATTTCTTCCTTCTTCAAAATTCCTTTCGCATCTAAAAGATTAATGATCGCCTCCTGAGTAAGGACATACCGCGGATTCAAGTAGTAAGTGCAACAAAAGGGTTTGAATTAAAAAACACCTGATTGGGTGTTTTGAAGTTCAATGTTTTTCTTGGACGATTGTTTAATTTCTCCATGGCCTTATTGATTTCCTCATCAGTGATTGTACAGAAGTCTCT
This genomic stretch from Candidatus Manganitrophaceae bacterium harbors:
- the folK gene encoding 2-amino-4-hydroxy-6-hydroxymethyldihydropteridine diphosphokinase — translated: MILRQDRPCLLMEENIYKMNSTGKFSKVCIKNLRLRTYIGFNDWEKEKLQDVVISISYKYDISKVVQFDDIDYGVNYKIITKEVIHLVENNKFNLVETLAELIWECVKKVPSIVDVNVTVEKPNSLRFCDNVLVSVSDKDRYNSAIISLGSNIDPEQNVQTARLEISQIASILKETKTIYTKPVDFVEQDDFLNGALLVQTKLYFDELVEHLKCIEDKLGRVRTENKNGPRTIDLDVIVFNKVPVDKEIHKLDFLASFIQELQPGIIPNEGP
- a CDS encoding IS6 family transposase — translated: MLSFKGYHFEKEIVLLCTRWYLAYPLSYRHIEEMMEERGVDVDHSTINRWVLKFTPFIEKEFRKKKKPVGLSWRMDETYVSVKGKWKYLYRAVDKQGLTVDFILTTKRDRKAALRFLNKAIAFQKKPSHMIRKGQMKQRAGQHQTFAQQFYSLAA